ggtcccctgggagcAACTGGGATGAtggggggggtcccctgggAGCAACTGGAGTGACATGTGGGTGCCCAGACACCTGGGGGTCCCCATGGAGCATCTGGGGTGACATGGGGGGACCCAGACACCATCCGGGGTGACCTGGGAGCATCTGGGGTGATATGGGGGACCCAGACAGCTGGGGGGCCCCCTGGGAGCAACTGGGGTGACATGGGGGGACCCAGACACCtgggggtcccctgggagcAACTGGGATGAtggggggggtcccctgggAGCAACTGGAGTGACATGGGGGCACCCAGACACCtgggggtcccctgggagcAACTGGGAtgatggggggggtccctgggagcaACTGGAGTGACATGTGGGTGCCCAGACACCTGGGGGTCCCCATGGAGCATCTGGGGTGACATGGGGGGACCCAGACACCATCCGGGGTGACCTGGGAGCATCTGGGGTGATATGGGGGGACCCAGACAGCTGGGGGGTCCCCTGGGAGCAACTGGGGTGACATGGGGGGACCCAGACACCtgggggtcccctgggagcAACTGGGATGAtggggggggtcccctgggAGCAACTGGAGTGACATGGGGGCACCCAGACACCtgggggtcccctgggagcAACTGGGATgatgggggggggtcccctgggAGCAACTGGAGTGACATGTGGGTGCCCAGACACCTGGGGGTCCCCATGGAGCATCTGGGGTGACATGGGGGGACCCAGACACCATCCGGGGTGACCTGGGAGCATCTGGGGTGATATGGGGGGGACCCAGACACCTGGGGGGGTCCCCTGGGAGCAActggggtgatggggggggtcccctgggAGCATCTGGGATGATGGGGGGTCCCCTGGGAGCATCCGGGGTGACATGGGGGGACCCAGAcacctggggggggtcccctgggAGCAACTGGGGTGATATGGGCGCACCCAGACTCCtgggggtcccctgggagcATCCGGGGTGACATGGGGGCACCCAGACACCtgggggtcccctgggagcatctggggtgacatgggggcacccagacacctgggggtcccctgggagcATCTGGGGTGACATGGGGGGACCCAGACACCtgggggtcccctgggagcATCTGGGGTGACATGGGGGCACCCAGACTCCtgggggtcccctgggagcAACTGGGGTGATATGGGGGCACCCAGACACCTGGGGATCCCCTGGGAGCATCTGGGGTGACATGGGGGCACCCAGACACCtgggggtcccctgggagcAACTGGGGTGATATGGGGACACCCAGAcacctggggggggtcccctgggAGCAACTGGGGTGATATGGGGGGGACCCCAGACACCtgggggtcccctgggagcAACTGGGGTGATATGGGGGGGACCCCAGACACCtgggggtcccctgggagcAACTGGGGTGATGGGGGGTCCCCTGGGAGCAACTGGGGTGACATGGGGGGACCCCAGACACCATCTGGGGTGACATGGGGGGACCCAGACACCTGGGGGGGTCCCACTGGGAGCAACTGGGGTGACATGGGGGGACCCCACCCACCATCTGGGGTGACCGGGGGGGGGCGCGGCTGCCTGGGTCCCCTGAGCGCATCCTTCCATCGCCCcatctctcccccctccccgccccagcccctccctccccccgggggcggggcggggcggggcggggcggggtgaCCCGGCCCCTCCCAAGCAGTGACAAAAACCCGCCCCCACCCTCCGCGAGGCACCCGCACCCGTGGGCGCCCGGCGGCTGCGACACGCGGGGCCGACACCAGGTGacgcggggggggggagatggggggggagatgggggggagatggggggggagatggggggggatggggggggacatgggggggagatgggggggacatggggggggacatggagggggagatgggggggacatggggggggacatgggggggggagatggggggggacatggggggggacatggggggaaggagagagggagaggatggaaggagggaggagggatggaaagagggggaaggagggggggaaagaagagggaaggatgaggagggagggaggagggaggaaggagggaggaaggagggaggaaggagaagggaggaaggagggaggaaggagggaggagggagggaggaaggagggaggaaggagggaggaaggagggaggaaggagggaggaaggagggaggaaggagggaggaggaggaggaaggagaagggagggaaggaggaggaaggagaagggagggaaggagggaggaaggagggaggaaggagggaggaaggagggaggaaggagggaggaaggagggaggaaggagggaggaaggagaagggagggaaggagggaggaaggagggaggaaggagaagggaggaaggagggaggaaggagggaggaaggagggaggaaggagggaggaaggagggaggaaggagaagggagggaaggagggaggaaggagaagggagggaaggagggaggaaggagggaggaaggagggaggaaggagggaggaaggagggaggaaggagggaggaaggagaagggagggaaggagggaggaaggagggaggaaggagggaggaaggagggaggaaggagggaggaaggagggaggaaggagaagggagggaaggagggaggaaggagggaggaaggagggaggaaggagggaggaaggagggaggaaggagggaggaaggagggaggaaggagggagggaggagaagggaaggaaggagggagggaggagggaggcaggaaggagagagggaggaggggaaggaggggcgcgcggagggatggggggacagggCGGCCGGGCTGGCGCCCCActgaccctcctcctcctccccctcagggccatggagctgctgcccagcgcgttgctcctcctgctgctgacGGGTaagtggggaccccccccccacccccgcgtccccccccccacccctgcgtCCCCACGGAGGGGACGGGGGGCGTCAACCTCTGGTGGCCGCCGTCCTTCTGGCAGGAGGAGCGTGGGGCGAGGGGGCCGCTGGCGGCCCGTGCCCCGAGGGGCAGACGGCGGTGGGGGACGCGGCGGAGCCCACGTGTGTCCCCGCGTccccggcgggcgggcgggaggcgaAGGACGAGGACAGGATCATCGGGGGTTATCCCTGCAACACCTactcccagccctggcaggtCTTCATCCACGGCCCCCTGCTCTGCGGGGGGGTCCTGCTGCGGGATAACTGGGTGCTGTCTGCCGCCCACTGCAACAGCAGGTGGGGGCACCCCACGGGGACACCCCACGGGGGTGGGGACACCTCACGGGGACACCCCACGGGGGTGGGGAGAGCCCATGGGGGGTGGGGACACCTCACAGGGACACCCCACGGGGGTGGGGAGAGCccatggggggtggggagagcccATGGGGGGTGGGGACACCTCACAGGGTCACCCCATGGGGGTGGGGACACCTCACGGGGACACCCCACGGGGGTGGGGACACCTCACAGGGACACCCCACGGGGGTGGGGAGAGCccatggggggtggggagagcccATGGGGGGTGGGGACACCTCACAGGGTCACCCCATGGGGGTGGGGACACCTCACGGGGACACCCTATGGGGGGTGGGTAGAGCCCATGGGGGTTGGGGAGAGCCCATGGGGGGCGGGGAGACCTCACAGGGTCACCccatggggggtggggagagcccatggggggtggggagagcccATGGGGGGTGGGGACACCTCACAGGGTCACCCCacggggggtggggaagagccCATGGGGTGTGGGGAGAGCCCATGGGGGGCGGGGAGACCTCACAGGGTCACCccatggggggtggggagagcccATGGGGGGTGGGGACACCTCACAGGGTCACCccatggggggtggggagagcccACGGGGGGTGGGGACACCTCACAGGGACACCccatggggggtggggagagcccatggggggtggggagagcccACGGGGGGTGGGGACACCTCACAGGGTCACCCCACGGGGGtacagggacagggctgggggtgggggatgggcGTGGGGACACGCCTGGGGGATGGGGGCGGGGGACAAGGGCGTGGGGACACGGCGGGTGGGGGATGGGCAgagaggggagggcaggggacaCATCCCCGGCGGCACCGAGGGGGGGGGAGCGGAGCTGGcactgcccctcccccccgccacACATCCCCTTgtcccacccccatcccccccccccaccgtgTCACgctccccatcccccacccccaccccatggtgtccccctacactcctgcccctcccccacGGTGCCCCCCCGTCACCCCCAGTgtccacacacaccccctgcccctcccccacagtgtcaccccctgccccccccatccccccaagGTCCCAAtatccccccatcccccacgatgtcccccccatgccccccctggtgccttccctgcccctcccccacaGCGTGGCCCCCCCATACCTCCTCGCCCCTCCCCCACGGTGCCGCCCatcgccccgcccctcccccacgaTGCTCCAATAcccctcccccacacccccctgcccctcccccatGGCATGGCCCCTCCCATACCTCCTCGCCCCTCCCCCATGGTGctacacacacccccccccccaggggccTGATCCTGCGCCTGGGGGAGAACGACCTGCAGAAGAGGGAGGGGTCGGAGCAGGAGCGGGGCGTGGCCAGGGCGGTGCCCCACCCCGCCTTCAACCCCGTCACGCTGGACAACGACCTCATGCTGCTGCGCCTCGACCGGCCGGCGGTGCGGGGGAGGGGCGTGCagcccctccccctgccccgcaCCTGCGCCCCGCCCGGCTCCACCTGCCTCGTCTCGGGCTGGGGCACCATCACCACCCCCCAAGGTgaggggcagggccgggccTGGGAACGGCCTAGTCTCGGCCTAGTCTCGGCCTGGGAAAGCCCGAGTCAGGGCCCAGGAATGGCCTGGGAAAGCCCTAGTCATGGCCTAGGAAAGCCCGAGTCTCAGCCTAGGAACGGCCTGGGAACGGCCTAGTCTCGGCCTGGGAACGCCCAAGTCTCGGCCTGGGAAAGCCCGAGTCACGGCCTAGGAACGGCCTGGGAAAGCCCTAGTCACAGCCTAGGAAAGCCCTAGTCACGGCCTAGGAACGGCCTGGGAAAGCCCTAGTCACAGCCTAGGAAAGCCCTAGTCATGGCCTAGGAAAGCCCGAGTCACGGCCTAGGAATGGCCTGGGAAAGCCCTAGTCATGGCCTAGGAAAGCCCGAGTCTCGGCCTGGGAAAGCCCGAGTCACGGCCTGGGAAAGCCTGAGTCACGGCCTGGGAAAGCTCGAGTCATGGCCTGGGAAAGCTCGAGTCATGGCCTGGGAAAGCCCTAGTCACAGCCTAGGAAAGCCCTAGTCACAGCCTAGGAAAGCCCTAGTCACGGCCTAGGAAAGCCCTAGTCACGGCCTAGGAAAGCCCTAGTCACGGCCTAGGAAAGCCCGAGTCACGGCCTAGGAAAGCCCGAGTCACGGCCTAGGAAAGCCCTAGTCACGGCCTAGGAAAGCCCGAGTCACAGCCTAGGAAAGCCCTAGTCACGGCCTAGGAAAGCCCTAGTCACGGCCTAGGAAAGCCCGAGTCTCGGCCTGGGAAAGCCCGAGTCACGGCCTGGGAAAGCCTGAGTCACGGCCTGGGAAAGCTCGAGTCATGGCCTGGGAAAGCTCGAGTCATGGCCTGGGAAAGCCCTAGTCACAGCCTAGGAAAGCCCTAGTCACAGCCTAGGAAAGCCCTAGTCACGGCCTAGGAAAGCCCTAGTCACGGCCTAGGAAAGCCCTAGTCACGGCCTAGGAAAGCCCGAGTCACGGCCTAGGAAAGCCCGAGTCACGGCCTAGGAAAGCCCTAGTCACGGCCTAGGAAAGCCCGAGTCACAGCCTAGGAAAGCCCTAGTCACGGCCTAGGAAAGCCCTAGTCACGGCCTAGGAATGGCCTGGGAAAGCCCTAGTCATGGCCTAGGAAAGCCTGAGTCTCGACCTGGGAAAGCCCGAGTCACGGCCTGGGAAAGCCCGAGTCACGGCCTGGGAAAGCCCGAGTCACAGCCTGGGAAAGCTCGAGTCATGGCCTGGGAAAGCCCTAGTCACAGCCTAGGAAAGCCCTAGTCACGGCCTAGGAAAGCCCGAGTCACAGCCTAGGAAAGCCCTAGTCACGGCCTAGGAAAGCCCTAGTCACAGCCTAGGAAAGCCCTAGTCACGGCCTAGGAACGGCCTGGGAAAGCCCTAGTCATGGCCTAGGAAAGCCCGAGTCACGGCCTGGGAAAGCCCGAGTCATGGCCTGGGAAAGCCCGAGTCTCGGCCTAGGAACGGCCTAGGAAAGCCCGAGTCTCGGCCTAGGAACGGCCTGGGAACATCGGCGGAGGGGCAAAGCCCCGGCCGACGCGCGGGAGAGTCGCGGTAACGTCGCGGCGCAGCTGGCGCGAACCCCGGGTAAAGCCCTGGCAAAGGCCTGGCAAAGCCAGACTAAACCCGTAGTAGCGGCGTCGTGAGCCCGTGGGGAAGGTCTGGCGGGAGTAACCCCGGAGTAAATCGGGGAGAGGGGTTGGGGCGCCCGGTGTAAACCCGGACTAACCTGCGTGAAGGCCGTCAGTGGCGTAAACCCGGAGTAAACCCGGagtaagggggggggggagcagggaccACACCCTCCCTGGAGTAAACCTGGTGCAACCTGTGAGTATCCCCGTACGTAACGAGGCCTCACCTACAGCCAAGCTACACGTAACGTACGCGTAACCAAAGGCTGACCTATACGCAATCGAGGAAGGCCGATGAGTAACCTTCGAGTAACCTATAGGTAACCTATAAGCAGCCTACAAGTAGCCGATGAGGAGCCTGCAGCCAAGGAGTAACCTTTGAGTAACCTTCGGGTAACCTGTAGCTGGTGCGCAACCTCCGAGTAACCTTCGAGTAACCCTCGAGTAACCTTT
This sequence is a window from Phalacrocorax carbo unplaced genomic scaffold, bPhaCar2.1 SCAFFOLD_163, whole genome shotgun sequence. Protein-coding genes within it:
- the LOC135311053 gene encoding kallikrein-14-like; translation: MGGQGGRAGAPLTLLLLPLRAMELLPSALLLLLLTGGAWGEGAAGGPCPEGQTAVGDAAEPTCVPASPAGGREAKDEDRIIGGYPCNTYSQPWQVFIHGPLLCGGVLLRDNWVLSAAHCNSRGLILRLGENDLQKREGSEQERGVARAVPHPAFNPVTLDNDLMLLRLDRPAVRGRGVQPLPLPRTCAPPGSTCLVSGWGTITTPQVTMPRHLICAYVDIVPAAACREAYPRRITPNMLCAGVRNKRVDSCQGDSGGPLSCNGTLQGIVSWGLQTCALPGHPGVYTRVCNYLRWIEETMNSY